One stretch of Fictibacillus sp. b24 DNA includes these proteins:
- the glf gene encoding UDP-galactopyranose mutase, whose translation MYDYLIVGAGLFGATFAYEANKRGKKCLVIDRRNHIGGNIYCEDIEGINVHKYGAHIFHTNNKEIWDYVNQFTEFNGYINSPIANYQGQIYNLPFNMNTFNKLWGVITPQQAKEKIEEQKLNAGITQPKNLEEQAISLVGTDIYEKLIKGYTEKQWGRPANELPDFIIKRLPVRFTYDNNYFNDKFQGIPVGGYTRIIEKMLEGSEVKLGVDYFKEREELSKTSRKIVFTGMIDEFYNYEFGVLEYRSLRFETELIDNENFQGNAVVNYTDPETPYTRIIEHKHFEFGNQEKTVITKEHPTEWEKGDEPYYPINDQKNTELFRKYKELAEIEENVIFGGRLANYKYYDMHQIIASALNCVNKELQKNNKVLQNENQ comes from the coding sequence ATGTACGATTATTTAATCGTTGGTGCAGGATTATTCGGTGCAACATTCGCATATGAAGCAAATAAAAGAGGAAAAAAATGTTTAGTTATTGATAGGAGAAATCATATTGGGGGCAATATTTATTGTGAGGATATTGAAGGTATAAATGTTCATAAATATGGTGCTCATATCTTTCATACAAATAATAAAGAGATATGGGATTACGTCAATCAGTTTACAGAATTTAATGGTTATATAAACTCACCTATAGCAAATTATCAGGGGCAAATATATAACCTCCCTTTTAATATGAATACCTTTAATAAACTCTGGGGAGTTATAACACCTCAACAAGCAAAAGAAAAAATCGAAGAGCAAAAACTTAATGCCGGTATAACGCAACCTAAAAATTTGGAAGAACAGGCTATCTCACTTGTTGGAACTGACATCTATGAAAAGCTAATAAAAGGTTATACAGAAAAACAATGGGGGAGACCTGCAAATGAATTGCCAGATTTTATCATTAAAAGGTTACCGGTAAGGTTTACTTATGATAACAACTATTTCAATGATAAATTCCAAGGTATTCCAGTTGGGGGATATACGAGAATAATAGAAAAAATGTTAGAAGGAAGTGAAGTGAAATTAGGGGTTGATTATTTTAAAGAAAGAGAAGAATTGAGTAAGACAAGCCGAAAAATAGTTTTTACAGGTATGATTGACGAATTTTATAATTATGAATTCGGTGTATTAGAATATAGAAGTTTACGATTTGAAACAGAATTAATAGATAACGAAAACTTTCAAGGGAATGCGGTTGTAAACTATACGGATCCTGAGACGCCGTACACAAGAATTATTGAACATAAACACTTTGAGTTTGGGAATCAGGAGAAAACAGTTATTACAAAGGAACATCCAACAGAATGGGAAAAAGGTGATGAACCTTACTATCCTATAAACGATCAAAAGAATACAGAGTTATTCAGAAAATATAAAGAATTAGCTGAAATTGAAGAAAATGTAATCTTTGGGGGTAGGCTGGCTAATTATAAATATTATGATATGCATCAAATTATAGCCTCGGCATTAAATTGCGTTAATAAAGAATTACAAAAAAATAACAAAGTACTGCAAAATGAAAATCAGTGA
- a CDS encoding O-antigen ligase family protein codes for MKFDIKFNPKETRKSFLYSLVLLAFLKPDSLSYLGLSWLDTLLIVLNGPIIIYLALLLLMRKYKISAISTCIICLFLSLTLSTILVSKDYLTLIKTAGPAIAICMFTDYALQNNPKLYLKTTAKFLGVLYFLNFITILLYYPEGMYQTEYVVGDTYLMGFDNSMIYNLLPLCCFSILYSFVIKNKIFSKSSLSILALMLVSVIYVKTGTGMIQAVTFILLILFVNYRMFKKLLRPAIFFAFFYVSTFLLTVFRIQDYFADFIIGVMGKDLTFTGRTFLWDYAISVIQTNYNLLIGIGAGGRTVLGPNGHAYPHPHSLLLDFMYKGGIIMLFCFIFLTIIFIYKFIHSHSDTVRKIILVTIFVFLLGEIVNSTQYKVFFWATFVLIGYSDRIAALQGEKQIKNYRLDGEARLG; via the coding sequence ATGAAGTTTGATATTAAATTTAACCCTAAAGAAACGCGCAAATCATTTCTATATTCACTCGTACTATTAGCATTTTTAAAACCTGATTCTTTGTCATATTTAGGATTATCATGGCTTGATACTTTGTTGATTGTATTAAACGGTCCTATAATAATTTATTTAGCTTTGTTACTACTGATGAGAAAATATAAAATAAGTGCAATATCAACTTGTATTATATGTTTATTCCTGTCATTAACATTGTCGACAATCCTAGTTTCTAAAGATTATTTAACACTTATAAAAACTGCTGGTCCAGCTATTGCAATCTGTATGTTTACGGATTATGCTCTTCAAAATAACCCGAAATTGTATCTCAAAACTACTGCTAAATTTTTAGGTGTTTTATATTTTCTTAACTTCATTACTATATTGTTGTATTATCCCGAAGGAATGTATCAAACAGAGTATGTTGTTGGAGATACTTATTTAATGGGGTTTGACAATAGTATGATATATAACTTATTACCACTTTGTTGTTTTTCAATACTTTATTCTTTCGTTATTAAAAATAAGATATTTTCAAAGAGTTCGTTGTCTATTCTTGCATTAATGCTGGTATCTGTAATATATGTAAAAACTGGAACAGGGATGATACAGGCTGTTACATTCATACTTTTGATTCTTTTTGTTAATTATAGAATGTTTAAAAAATTATTAAGACCAGCGATCTTTTTCGCTTTTTTTTATGTAAGTACTTTTCTATTAACAGTATTTCGAATACAAGATTATTTTGCTGATTTTATTATAGGAGTTATGGGCAAAGACTTAACCTTTACTGGGCGCACGTTTCTTTGGGATTACGCAATATCCGTCATACAAACAAATTATAATTTGTTAATCGGTATTGGAGCTGGGGGCAGAACTGTTCTTGGCCCAAACGGTCACGCTTATCCACATCCTCATTCTTTGCTTCTGGATTTTATGTACAAAGGTGGGATAATAATGCTGTTTTGCTTTATTTTTCTCACTATAATATTTATTTACAAATTTATCCACTCCCATTCTGATACAGTTAGAAAGATAATTCTTGTCACTATTTTTGTCTTCTTACTCGGCGAAATAGTAAATTCCACACAGTATAAAGTTTTCTTTTGGGCGACTTTTGTTTTGATTGGTTATAGTGACAGAATAGCTGCGTTACAAGGGGAGAAACAAATTAAAAATTACAGGCTGGATGGTGAGGCGAGGCTTGGGTAA
- a CDS encoding flippase: MVRRGLGKSLYKNSIYYILYRVINVIYPLVTATYVSRILKPEGVGEIAVAQTVVIFLVACASLGIPNYGVREISKRSTRAETSILFSELFITNFISTLIISVCYYSIVNSTDFIVNKELYNILGIIILLNIINVDWFYQGKEEFKYITLRSSLIKFLSVFAIFAFVKNENDIFTYATIFVMAYVGNYLFNIVNLRKYAYFTLKGVNPKKHLKFVAVLAITFVSNEVYVTVDTVMLGIMSGNSAVGYYSNAIKLINIIVNVCSAMGIAVLPKLSRIKYEGETSKFNVIIKKAIQVLLWFTLPSMVGLWLTAEYIIAILFGKNFYPSIDIMKILCLLVLLKSFSNLFLQVLLSVNKDTAATKVYFSAMIFNISLNSLLIPIYSGIGAAIASVMSELFICIALLIMVKKDLNVKIGKMYIISLSVALISLIISVKAVGLLQMNQFNQLMISMVVGAVSYMVVCIIMKNDVVQILFGRIYNRYL, from the coding sequence ATGGTGAGGCGAGGCTTGGGTAAGTCTTTATACAAAAATTCAATATACTATATATTGTACCGTGTGATAAACGTTATCTATCCTCTGGTAACTGCAACGTACGTGTCTAGAATATTAAAACCTGAAGGTGTTGGAGAAATTGCTGTAGCACAGACAGTTGTAATATTCTTAGTTGCTTGTGCTTCCCTTGGAATTCCAAACTATGGTGTTCGTGAAATAAGCAAGAGATCTACTAGAGCAGAGACAAGTATTTTGTTTTCAGAATTATTTATTACAAATTTTATTTCTACACTAATCATTAGCGTTTGTTACTATTCAATTGTTAATTCAACAGATTTTATTGTAAATAAGGAATTATATAATATTTTAGGAATTATTATATTGTTAAATATAATAAATGTCGACTGGTTCTATCAAGGTAAAGAAGAGTTTAAATATATTACATTACGAAGCTCCTTGATAAAATTCCTTTCTGTTTTTGCGATTTTTGCATTTGTTAAGAATGAAAATGATATTTTCACATATGCAACTATATTCGTTATGGCATACGTAGGGAATTACCTGTTTAATATTGTGAATTTAAGAAAATATGCTTATTTTACTTTGAAAGGTGTAAACCCTAAAAAGCACTTGAAATTTGTAGCTGTTCTTGCAATAACGTTTGTATCAAATGAGGTTTATGTAACCGTTGATACTGTTATGTTAGGCATAATGTCGGGTAATTCTGCTGTGGGGTATTATTCTAATGCAATAAAATTGATAAATATTATTGTTAATGTTTGCTCCGCTATGGGAATTGCAGTCCTTCCCAAATTAAGCCGTATTAAATACGAAGGAGAAACTAGTAAATTTAATGTAATTATCAAAAAGGCGATTCAGGTTCTTTTATGGTTTACATTGCCCAGTATGGTTGGACTATGGTTAACAGCAGAATACATTATTGCGATCCTCTTTGGGAAAAATTTTTATCCCTCTATAGATATTATGAAAATTTTATGTTTATTGGTACTATTAAAAAGTTTTTCTAATCTTTTTTTACAAGTATTGTTAAGTGTTAACAAAGATACAGCGGCTACTAAAGTTTATTTTAGTGCAATGATTTTTAACATATCACTAAATTCATTGCTTATCCCTATTTACAGTGGGATAGGAGCTGCTATAGCCTCTGTTATGAGTGAATTATTTATTTGTATTGCTTTATTAATTATGGTGAAAAAGGATTTAAATGTTAAAATTGGAAAGATGTATATAATAAGTTTGTCTGTTGCTCTAATTTCATTAATAATATCGGTTAAGGCGGTAGGTCTGTTGCAGATGAATCAATTTAATCAACTAATGATTAGTATGGTTGTAGGTGCTGTCTCATATATGGTTGTATGTATAATTATGAAAAATGATGTGGTACAAATTCTTTTTGGTAGAATATATAATCGATATCTATAA
- a CDS encoding 6-hydroxymethylpterin diphosphokinase MptE-like protein produces MLLSANARRKILKLPFARELSNWIVNMSNSFFYSSLNIKGNHAETIKSIKNTEQGKRCFIVGNGPSLTFEQLEKIKHEDCFGANRVYKLFSETDWRPKYYVIQDPYDMTKGIYENLDVRYLFVSDYYWRMHGMENPKAICYHIKRKLHQTKDLPFSEEISNYVQAAATVTYSMIQFAVYLGYDEIYLIGMDHTYANITDDKGNIIKRNAVKNHAFSDEKPNEVVANIEYMECAYLSAKEYCDMKNIKIFNATVGGELEIFNRVNFWNLFKPSK; encoded by the coding sequence ATGTTATTAAGCGCAAATGCAAGAAGGAAAATATTGAAATTACCTTTTGCTCGTGAATTAAGTAACTGGATTGTTAATATGAGTAATTCTTTCTTTTATTCCTCCTTGAATATTAAGGGGAATCATGCTGAGACTATTAAAAGTATTAAAAATACAGAACAAGGTAAACGGTGTTTTATAGTAGGGAATGGTCCTAGTCTGACATTTGAACAGTTGGAAAAGATTAAGCACGAAGATTGTTTTGGCGCCAATCGAGTATATAAGTTGTTCTCTGAAACTGATTGGAGACCAAAATATTATGTGATACAAGACCCATATGATATGACTAAGGGTATTTATGAAAATTTAGACGTTCGATATTTGTTTGTCTCGGATTATTATTGGAGGATGCATGGGATGGAGAATCCTAAAGCAATTTGTTATCACATAAAAAGGAAATTGCACCAAACAAAAGATTTGCCTTTTAGTGAAGAAATATCCAACTATGTTCAAGCTGCTGCTACGGTAACGTATTCAATGATCCAATTTGCTGTATATTTAGGTTATGATGAAATCTATTTGATTGGAATGGACCATACATATGCAAATATTACAGATGATAAAGGAAATATAATAAAAAGAAATGCTGTTAAGAATCATGCATTTAGTGATGAAAAACCAAATGAAGTAGTTGCTAACATTGAATACATGGAGTGCGCATATTTGTCAGCAAAAGAATATTGTGACATGAAAAATATTAAAATATTTAATGCTACAGTCGGTGGAGAATTAGAAATTTTTAATCGTGTTAACTTTTGGAATCTATTCAAACCATCTAAGTAG
- a CDS encoding serine O-acetyltransferase: MGVFNKLLKSGLTSNSNIKRKLVTVIMKAYYSSDISLDASIAETVHFCHSGFGTVINPKSIIEENVTIQHRVTIGEKNPGGGAPLIKKGSYIGAGAIVLGDIIIGENSVIGAGSVVINSIPPNSVAVGSPAKIVRKVEGDL, encoded by the coding sequence ATGGGAGTATTCAATAAACTGTTGAAAAGCGGATTAACATCCAATTCTAACATAAAACGTAAATTGGTGACAGTAATAATGAAAGCATACTATTCAAGTGACATCTCACTAGATGCTTCAATTGCTGAAACGGTACATTTCTGTCACAGTGGCTTTGGAACTGTAATTAATCCGAAATCTATAATTGAAGAAAATGTTACGATTCAGCATCGCGTTACAATTGGTGAAAAAAACCCCGGTGGTGGTGCCCCTTTAATTAAGAAAGGAAGCTATATTGGAGCAGGAGCTATAGTTTTGGGAGATATAATAATAGGTGAGAATTCAGTTATTGGTGCTGGATCTGTTGTAATTAACAGCATACCACCAAATTCTGTTGCAGTTGGATCTCCAGCTAAAATAGTTAGAAAAGTTGAAGGGGATTTATAG
- a CDS encoding cytidylyltransferase domain-containing protein: MNILAVIPARGGSKGIPRKNVRLMNGKPMISYSIENAKSCSLITDIVVTTDDEEILGIAKLNNVNSIKRKVELAGDKVTLDPVIYDAVVKMEQIRKIKYDVVITLQATSPLLKGKTLNTALECFLNSGKDTYISAVNNPHLTWSANESGYIPNYQKRVNRQELPPNFIETGAFFITKREYVTPGTRMGKNISIFEVPEEESVDIDTKSDWIICENVLKKKRIVFRVDGFKELGMGHIYHCLTLAYNLTGHEIMFVLKEEHSEGINKIKSSFMPYILINSNDEFFDFLENWKADIVVNDCLDTDKRYIIKLKNLVNRVITIEDLGEGATYADAVINALYNNQLKLPHEYSGENYVCLRDEFLINKPKQFCKEVTNVLIIFGGTDPSNLTNKIYTWAKLFNSIDSKIKFTFITGKGYNSHEQGIYSSEHENIFVLNDVKRVSDHMKNADIAFTSQGRTVFELASLGIPSIVLAQNEREQLHTFAQMQNGFLNLGLGVNISIETIDATFKWLVEANQIRFEMRELMLRHELKKGINRVIDIIIKED; the protein is encoded by the coding sequence ATGAACATATTAGCTGTAATACCCGCAAGAGGAGGCTCGAAGGGTATACCAAGAAAAAATGTAAGATTAATGAATGGGAAACCAATGATATCATACTCTATAGAAAATGCTAAATCATGTTCCCTTATTACAGATATCGTAGTGACTACAGACGATGAAGAAATTCTAGGGATTGCTAAATTAAATAATGTTAACAGCATTAAGAGAAAAGTAGAATTAGCTGGGGATAAAGTGACGCTAGATCCAGTTATTTACGACGCAGTTGTTAAAATGGAACAAATTAGGAAAATAAAATATGATGTTGTTATAACACTTCAAGCTACCTCTCCTTTACTAAAAGGTAAAACGTTAAATACAGCTTTGGAATGCTTTTTAAATAGTGGGAAAGATACTTATATAAGTGCGGTTAACAATCCACATTTAACTTGGTCGGCAAATGAAAGTGGATATATCCCTAACTATCAAAAAAGAGTAAATAGACAAGAGTTGCCACCTAACTTTATCGAAACAGGAGCTTTTTTTATTACTAAAAGAGAATATGTCACACCGGGTACTCGTATGGGCAAGAATATTTCTATTTTTGAAGTGCCCGAAGAAGAATCGGTTGATATTGATACTAAAAGTGATTGGATAATATGTGAAAATGTGTTAAAGAAAAAAAGAATTGTTTTTCGAGTGGATGGATTTAAGGAACTTGGTATGGGTCATATTTATCATTGCTTAACCTTAGCATATAATTTGACAGGTCATGAAATTATGTTTGTTTTGAAAGAAGAACATTCAGAAGGCATAAATAAGATAAAAAGTAGCTTTATGCCTTATATCTTAATTAATTCTAATGATGAGTTTTTTGATTTCCTAGAAAATTGGAAGGCAGATATTGTTGTTAATGACTGCTTAGACACAGATAAAAGGTATATTATAAAATTAAAAAACTTAGTAAATAGAGTAATTACTATTGAAGATTTAGGTGAAGGTGCAACTTATGCTGATGCGGTGATCAATGCGCTCTATAATAATCAATTAAAATTACCTCACGAATATTCTGGTGAAAACTATGTTTGTCTTAGGGATGAATTCCTTATTAATAAGCCAAAGCAATTCTGTAAAGAAGTTACTAATGTATTGATTATTTTTGGAGGAACAGATCCTTCCAATCTGACGAATAAAATATATACTTGGGCAAAATTATTTAATTCAATAGATTCAAAGATTAAATTCACATTTATTACTGGTAAAGGTTATAACAGTCATGAGCAAGGTATTTATTCAAGTGAACATGAAAATATATTCGTCTTAAACGATGTAAAAAGAGTAAGTGATCATATGAAAAATGCAGATATTGCATTTACATCACAGGGCAGAACTGTATTTGAACTGGCATCTTTAGGAATTCCTTCTATTGTATTAGCGCAAAATGAAAGAGAGCAATTGCATACTTTTGCCCAAATGCAAAATGGTTTTTTGAATTTAGGATTAGGTGTAAATATATCTATAGAGACAATTGATGCTACATTTAAATGGTTAGTAGAGGCTAACCAAATCAGATTTGAAATGCGAGAACTTATGTTAAGGCATGAACTGAAAAAAGGTATAAATAGAGTGATAGATATAATAATAAAGGAGGACTAA
- a CDS encoding N-acetylneuraminate synthase family protein, which produces MKTIIERVKDGKFVLIAEIGVNYYDIAKKMNITVMEAAKLMVKEAKEAGIHAVKFQTYKAETLAAKESPSYWDTNEEATTSQFELFKKFDSFTYQEYKELAQYCKDLEIEFLSTAFDIESADYLYDLMNVYKISSSDLNNLPFVEYQAKKGKPILLSVGAANVEEIDHTIATIREYNNQPLIIMHCVLEYPTPYAHANLNKIVSLKNRYPDVIIGYSDHTKPDADADIVKTAFNLGAIVVEKHFTLDKNFPGNDHYHAMDPADAKKIVEGINFLQEIRGSYEINYLETELNSRQNARRSLVAASSIKKGQVITNDMLTFKRPGTGISPADIKNVIGKKALVDISEDSILQYEMI; this is translated from the coding sequence ATGAAAACAATAATTGAGAGAGTAAAAGATGGAAAGTTTGTTCTTATTGCGGAGATAGGTGTAAATTATTATGATATAGCAAAAAAAATGAACATTACAGTAATGGAAGCAGCAAAACTGATGGTGAAGGAAGCCAAGGAAGCTGGAATTCATGCTGTCAAATTTCAAACTTATAAAGCTGAAACGTTAGCAGCTAAAGAGTCTCCTTCTTACTGGGATACAAATGAAGAGGCAACAACTTCGCAGTTCGAACTCTTTAAAAAGTTTGATAGCTTTACTTATCAAGAATATAAAGAGTTAGCTCAGTATTGTAAAGACTTAGAGATTGAATTTTTATCAACTGCTTTTGATATAGAGTCAGCTGATTATCTTTATGATTTGATGAATGTATATAAAATATCTTCTTCTGATTTAAATAATTTACCGTTTGTTGAGTACCAAGCTAAAAAAGGGAAGCCTATACTACTATCTGTTGGAGCTGCAAATGTTGAAGAAATTGATCATACTATTGCAACAATTAGAGAGTATAATAATCAGCCTTTAATTATAATGCATTGTGTACTAGAATATCCAACTCCATATGCTCATGCGAACCTTAATAAGATAGTTAGCTTAAAGAATAGATATCCAGATGTAATTATCGGTTATTCTGATCATACAAAACCTGATGCTGATGCAGATATAGTTAAAACAGCATTTAATTTAGGTGCAATTGTAGTAGAAAAACATTTCACTTTAGATAAAAATTTTCCTGGTAATGACCATTATCATGCGATGGATCCTGCTGATGCAAAAAAAATAGTTGAAGGTATTAACTTCTTACAAGAAATTAGAGGATCATATGAGATTAATTACCTTGAGACAGAGCTAAACTCCAGACAAAATGCTAGAAGGTCTTTAGTAGCAGCAAGTTCTATAAAAAAGGGACAAGTTATAACCAATGATATGCTTACGTTTAAAAGACCGGGTACAGGTATTTCTCCTGCTGATATAAAAAATGTTATTGGAAAGAAAGCTTTAGTGGATATATCAGAAGATTCAATTCTTCAGTATGAAATGATTTAA
- the galE gene encoding UDP-glucose 4-epimerase GalE yields MNILVTGGAGYIGSHTCVALLEAGHSVIIADNLCNSKRETVEKIIDITNKEVTFYETDVTDEQAVSVIFNNNKIDGVIHFAGLKAVGESVDLPLTYYYNNIVSTMILTKACKKYGVNRFVFSSSATVYGENKVPFVESMGLLPTTNPYGETKAISERILTDIAKANPEFSVALLRYFNPVGAHESGLIGEVPNGIPNNLMPYVTQVAKGKLEKLRIFGNDYPTLDGTGVRDYIHVLDLAEGHVAALDNLKEGARVYNLGTGQGTSVLELLKAFEEANGIEVPYEIVERRPGDISSCYADALKAKIELGWEAKRDIIAMCRDAWGFEKNYKDFVEAK; encoded by the coding sequence ATGAATATATTAGTAACAGGTGGCGCTGGCTATATAGGATCCCATACTTGTGTTGCTTTGCTGGAGGCAGGACATTCAGTAATAATTGCTGATAACCTTTGTAATAGTAAGCGTGAGACCGTTGAGAAAATTATAGATATTACAAATAAAGAAGTAACTTTTTATGAGACTGATGTAACGGATGAACAAGCTGTTAGTGTTATTTTTAATAATAATAAAATAGACGGTGTTATTCACTTTGCCGGATTGAAAGCAGTGGGTGAATCTGTAGATTTGCCACTAACTTATTATTATAACAATATCGTTAGCACTATGATTCTTACAAAAGCCTGCAAGAAATATGGTGTGAATCGATTTGTATTCAGTTCATCAGCAACAGTATACGGAGAAAATAAAGTTCCTTTTGTTGAGAGTATGGGTCTGTTACCAACTACGAATCCTTATGGTGAAACAAAAGCAATAAGTGAGAGAATTCTAACAGATATAGCTAAAGCAAATCCTGAATTTTCAGTAGCTCTTCTTCGATATTTTAATCCAGTCGGTGCTCATGAAAGTGGTTTAATTGGTGAAGTACCTAATGGCATTCCCAACAACCTAATGCCTTATGTTACTCAAGTGGCAAAAGGCAAATTGGAGAAACTCAGAATCTTTGGAAACGACTATCCAACTTTAGACGGTACTGGTGTAAGGGACTATATTCATGTGTTAGATCTCGCAGAAGGACATGTTGCAGCGTTAGATAACCTCAAAGAAGGTGCTCGTGTCTATAACTTGGGAACTGGTCAAGGTACCAGTGTACTAGAGTTATTGAAAGCATTTGAAGAAGCTAATGGTATTGAAGTTCCTTATGAAATTGTAGAGCGTAGACCTGGAGATATTTCCTCATGCTATGCTGATGCTTTAAAAGCAAAGATCGAGCTTGGCTGGGAGGCTAAACGTGATATTATTGCCATGTGCCGTGATGCATGGGGATTTGAAAAGAATTATAAAGATTTTGTTGAAGCAAAATAA
- a CDS encoding ABC transporter substrate-binding protein, with amino-acid sequence MNRKGILYFLVACLMSSLFLAGCSSNGSSDGEGASKTKTVVDKEDKTLKIAMGTDIVSFDIHNHNNTSTEAVHDNMFNYLFKKDAKGEIQKELVEDYKQIDDVTVEMKLKEGVKFHNGDTLTSEDVKFTLERVATDDTLKEYPNYKQIKEVQVVDDLTFKIITHKPEPSLLHRLSRLGSGMLPKKYIDEKGWDHFLNNPVGTGPFKFKEWVRDDKIVLTVFEDYYEGKVEEWDEVIFRVIPENSTRVSELLTGGVDIAINVPPTDWERVDKNDGTHMVSETSNRNIMLTVRATEGYPTADKKVREAIDYAIDDKALAENVLQGGAIPTRTRVGPNNFGHNPDLYNTFRYDVEKAKKLLKEAGKADGFEMTLHSPKGRYLQDAEVVEMISGMLSAVGIKVNIEFMEWSNFVEMRTAKTNKDAYLIGLGNSMFDGAYSVDFYRAERFKGETDYKNDEIEKLLTESQVNMDPKSRAEQIQKIQEIAAEDTAEIMLYQEKINNGVNDRIDFKPTADEMIYAPSISRK; translated from the coding sequence ATGAATCGGAAGGGAATTCTTTATTTTTTAGTGGCTTGTTTAATGAGTTCTTTGTTTTTAGCAGGTTGCAGCAGTAACGGTTCTTCAGATGGTGAGGGTGCTAGCAAGACGAAAACGGTTGTCGACAAAGAGGACAAGACGTTAAAGATTGCCATGGGAACGGATATTGTAAGTTTTGATATACATAACCATAACAACACGTCTACGGAAGCTGTTCATGATAACATGTTCAACTATTTATTCAAAAAAGATGCAAAAGGTGAGATCCAAAAAGAGCTTGTAGAAGATTACAAGCAGATCGATGATGTAACCGTTGAGATGAAGCTGAAAGAAGGCGTGAAGTTCCATAACGGTGACACACTAACTTCTGAGGATGTAAAGTTCACCCTTGAAAGAGTAGCGACGGACGATACGTTAAAGGAATACCCAAACTACAAACAGATCAAAGAAGTACAAGTGGTGGATGATCTGACATTTAAGATCATCACGCATAAACCAGAGCCATCCCTTTTACACCGCCTTTCCCGTCTAGGTTCTGGTATGCTTCCTAAAAAGTATATCGATGAAAAAGGCTGGGATCACTTCTTAAATAACCCGGTTGGAACAGGACCTTTCAAGTTCAAAGAGTGGGTTCGTGATGACAAGATTGTTTTAACGGTATTTGAAGATTATTACGAAGGCAAAGTCGAAGAGTGGGATGAAGTGATTTTCCGTGTTATTCCTGAAAACTCCACACGTGTTTCTGAATTGTTAACAGGCGGCGTGGATATCGCGATCAACGTACCTCCAACGGACTGGGAGCGCGTTGATAAGAACGATGGAACGCATATGGTTTCTGAAACATCTAACCGTAACATCATGCTGACGGTGAGAGCGACGGAAGGATACCCGACAGCTGATAAAAAGGTTCGTGAAGCGATCGACTATGCGATCGATGACAAAGCATTAGCAGAAAATGTTCTTCAAGGTGGGGCGATTCCAACTCGTACGCGTGTAGGTCCGAATAACTTTGGTCACAACCCGGATCTTTATAACACGTTCCGCTATGATGTCGAAAAAGCAAAGAAACTATTAAAAGAAGCTGGAAAAGCAGATGGCTTTGAAATGACGCTTCACTCTCCAAAAGGGCGTTACCTACAAGATGCTGAAGTAGTGGAAATGATCTCAGGTATGCTTTCTGCTGTTGGCATTAAAGTAAATATCGAGTTCATGGAGTGGAGTAACTTTGTTGAAATGAGAACGGCGAAAACGAACAAAGATGCTTACTTAATCGGACTTGGTAACTCTATGTTTGATGGCGCTTATTCTGTAGACTTTTACCGTGCAGAACGTTTTAAAGGAGAAACCGATTATAAGAACGATGAGATCGAAAAACTGTTAACAGAATCACAAGTGAACATGGATCCGAAGTCTCGTGCAGAACAAATCCAGAAGATCCAAGAGATCGCAGCTGAAGATACAGCTGAAATCATGCTGTATCAAGAAAAAATCAATAACGGGGTAAACGACCGTATCGATTTCAAGCCAACAGCTGACGAGATGATTTACGCACCATCCATTTCAAGAAAATAA